The proteins below come from a single Aegilops tauschii subsp. strangulata cultivar AL8/78 chromosome 6, Aet v6.0, whole genome shotgun sequence genomic window:
- the LOC120966659 gene encoding putative F-box/FBD/LRR-repeat protein At1g66300, whose translation MVGGVFLSRPVLPRGCRRPELPPVECRRVVLSTRHPFDEMGKKAAGTGEDPFRLLPDDQLDHILSLLPGDDALQTCLLDTQWRYFWRRNPCTAYLQTGFGMVP comes from the exons ATGGTAGGAGGCGTATTCCTCTCCCGGCCTGTTCTTCCCCGCGGCTGCCGGCGGCCGGAGCTTCCGCCTGTCGAGTGTCGACGAGTCGTGCTCAG CACCCGCCACCCGTTCGACGAAATGGGCAAGAAGGCTGCTGGCACCGGCGAGGATCCCTTCCGCCTCCTCCCCGACGACCAGCTCGACCACATCCTGTCCCTTCTGCCGGGAGATGATGCCCTGCAGACTTGCTTGCTTGACACCCAGTGGCGTTACTTTTGGAGGCGCAATCCCTGCACTG CTTATCTTCAAACAGGATTTGGAATGGTGCCCTAA